In Streptacidiphilus sp. P02-A3a, the DNA window GTCAGTCCTTACCCCCCTCCGGGTGCTGACGTGCGGTCTTCTGTTTGTCCCGAGTCCGCTCGGGTAGCCGTCCGGGTGGCCAAATAATCGGAATTGAACACTCCGCTGAATCGCCGTTCCGACACAAGCCTCCCAATAGCGGAAAATCGGATCGTCCGCCTGGATACTGGGGCAAAGCGAACGGTCACTGTCTGTGCCTCGATGGCTACCATGGAGGCGACTCGGAAACTCCCTGGTGGCTGACGGCGCGTCAACCGGAGCCCGCAGCCGCCCCACCCTCGAACCCCGGGAAGGCCCCCCAAGCCCATGGCGAACAACAGCATGTCGTTCATCGGTCGTGACATGGCTGTCGACCTCGGCACCGCCAACACGCTCGTGTACGTCAGGGGCCGCGGGATCGTCCTCAACGAACCCTCGGTGGTCGCCGTCAACACCAACACCGGCGGCATCCTGGCGGTCGGCGCCGAGGCCAAACGGATGATCGGGCGCACACCCGGCAACATCGTCGCCATCCGTCCGCTCAAGGACGGCGTGATCGCCGACTTCGAGATCACCGAGCGGATGCTCCGCTACTTCATCCTGAAGATCCACCGCCGCCGCTACATGGCCCGCCCCCGGGTCGTGGTCTGCGTGCCCAGCGGCATCACCGGGGTCGAGCGGCGCGCCGTGATCGAGGCCTCGCGCCAGGCCGGGGCCCGCCAGGTGCACATCATCGAGGAGCCGATGGCCGCCGCCATCGGCGCCGGGCTGCCGGTGCACGAGCCCACCGGGAACATGGTCGTCGACATCGGCGGCGGCACCACCGAGGTCGCGGTGATCTCCCTGGGCGGGATCGTCACCGCGCAGTCCATCCGCACCGCCGGGGACGAGCTCGACAACGCGATCATCCAGCACATCAAGAAGGAGTACTCGCTGCTGCTCGGCGAGCGCTCCGCCGAGCAGATCAAGATGGGCATCGGCTCCGCCTTCCCGCTCGACGGGGACAAGGAGGAGCACAGCGAGATCCGCGGCCGCGACCTGGTCAGCGGCCTGCCGAAGACCGTGGTGATCTCCGCCGCCGAGGTCAGGCAGGCCATCGAGGAGCCGGTCAACGCCATCGTCGACGCGGTGAAGACCACCCTGGACCAGTGCCCGCCGGAATTGGCCGGTGACATCATGGACCGCGGCATCGTTCTCACTGGGGGCGGTGCTCTTCTGCGCGGCCTGGACGAGCGGCTGCGCCGTGAGACCGGCATGCCGGTCCACATCGCGGAGAACCCGCTGGACTCGGTCGCCCTCGGCTCCGGCAAGTGCGTCGAGGAGTTCGAGGCACTACAACAGGTACTGGACTCGCAGCCGCGCCGCTGACCCCCCGTCCACGCTCCGGGCGGCCCGCGCGGGCCCCGGGAGCTCCGCACACCGCTTGAAGGGCCCAGCCGAGGACCGTGAAGGACACACGAGAAAGCCGGCTCCTGCTCGTCCTGCTGGTCGCCGTAGCCTTCGCGCTGATCACCGTGGACATCCGCGGCGGCGACGACTCCCCGCTGAACGGCGCGCGGGACGCCACCG includes these proteins:
- a CDS encoding rod shape-determining protein, with amino-acid sequence MSFIGRDMAVDLGTANTLVYVRGRGIVLNEPSVVAVNTNTGGILAVGAEAKRMIGRTPGNIVAIRPLKDGVIADFEITERMLRYFILKIHRRRYMARPRVVVCVPSGITGVERRAVIEASRQAGARQVHIIEEPMAAAIGAGLPVHEPTGNMVVDIGGGTTEVAVISLGGIVTAQSIRTAGDELDNAIIQHIKKEYSLLLGERSAEQIKMGIGSAFPLDGDKEEHSEIRGRDLVSGLPKTVVISAAEVRQAIEEPVNAIVDAVKTTLDQCPPELAGDIMDRGIVLTGGGALLRGLDERLRRETGMPVHIAENPLDSVALGSGKCVEEFEALQQVLDSQPRR